GATCGTGGCTGCTGTTGTATTGTTTCCTACTCTTATATGTTGCAATGCCAACTAGTAAAACATCAAAGTTAACTTCAGGATTTTCAGACTTGATGGATTGTTTGTGTTATGGTTTATTCTTGGGCTGGAGTTGTCCATCAAGCAAGTACAGAGAACAGTTGTGCATATATCACTGCCCTGGGTTCTTAGCTTATTGCTGCATCATTTTACTCAATGGTGAACCCTCTGCATAATGGTTACTGTTTCTCGTATTCTTTACCCTAACCCTTCATAGTGAGAGAACACAATTACATATAGATATAAGCAGGGGCAAAGCCAAGATTATTGTTAGGCTGGGGAAATAGATACGAAGagcaaagttaaaaatattgCTAGTTtgaaatatatgcatatgtatatgcatatatataatgactaatttgatGGCTTGGTCCAAATAGTTGTCTAAATTTggatcgacttggattttacttttttattattattgtatacaaccttttttttcttttgtaatatgaaataattctatattgatttttattattttagttagacTGGATatctttttaacataaaaatttacatATGTAACTATGCTAATTACGATacttaaaattgatattttattttattttaaggaatttatATATTGTTTGCTAGATTAATGTCATATGTGATATTTAAACTTAATCTGTTCATGCTAAGCTATTTATTTATGGATCAAGCCATGCTTGAATGACAAAAACTTTAGCTTGTTCAAAACTCAATCTAGGTTGTAAGACCTTTGaaaccttttaatttaaaattttattttttaatattttaaatctattttataattaaatttaaataaaatatattttataagattttcacaacaatttatttactttaaatctttagttatatatatatctatatctatacaCACTTCAGCCTTGCAATACGACAAAAACCTATATGCTTGGTATTCTTCAAGGACCTTGAAAtaatccttgaattgtgatggAAACATGAATTTTCTGTTTGCATCTAGAAAGTCTTAATTAAAATGTGCATGcatccttttttttctattgcCTCAAGATTACTTTTTCTTATCCTGATTCCTGACTGAAAAGCCATAGAGAagtgttgaaattttagatGAAGCTGCTCAATATTTTTGCCAGATATTTTGTTCCCTATCGAGTTCAATTActgaaaaatcattttttccCCTTGTTTACCACTATTGTAGCTATCTgctattttttttgtatgtGTTTTTGCACAAGCACATGGATGAGCCTATCATGTATAAGTATGCTTATTTTTTCATTACATGGATGCATATACCATTACCTATTTGCATGCATGTGCATGTGTTTATCTGAATGAGCTGGTGCATTCACGGacatatttagtttatttttgcgATTTCTAGAGCAGCTCAAGCATATCAAGGGATTTGTGTATATGATTATAAAGAGGACTTGTTGTCTAGGGAGATCCACAAGTTCTGCCAGAATTAGATTGAATCTATAAGATAAGCCCTGATATAGATTACTTTATGCAGTATGCATATTGGCAAAATGGGTGTTATTGGTCATACACATTGCATCCAATCTAATCTTGAAATGCTACTTGTTAGTGCATTCACATAAATGAAAGGAAGAAATTTGATTTATCAGTTTGTTATGGTTGTTCATCTTAAATATTGATGATGACAATTACtttgctttaaaaaaaaaaactagttatCCTGCTGTGGCAACAAGCAGAGATtgctaatatttatatttgacagTCTTCGTGCAGGCTGCTTTGATGTGAAACTATATAAAACCAAACCATTCATCAATGTGGAACtatataaaatcaaaccatCTTCTTTGGCATACTAAGTGATTTAGATTTGGTCCTTAATCATTTTAACTCAGTGATTAAGACCCCAAAGTAAACATGGCAATGGCTGTCTCGTCAAGCTTTTGCTTTCCTTCATAATGTATGAGGTGCGGCTGAAGTACCCTTGTTGCTTTATGAAATCAGGTACAGGGCTGTGACAAGTGCATACTACCGAGGAGCAGTAGGAGCGATGTTGGTTTATGATATGACCAAGCGGCAATCGTTTGACAACATGGCAAGGTGGCTAGAGGAATTGAGGGGACATGCTGATCAGAATCTAGTGATCATGCTTGTGGGAAACAAGTGTGACTTGGGAAGCCTGAGAGCGGTACCAACAGAAGATGCACAAGAGTTTGCACAAAGAGAGAACCTGTTCTTCATGGAGACATCAGCACTAGAATCTACCAATGTTGAAACAGCTTTTTTTACGGTTCTAACAGAGATATATCGAATAATCAGCAAGAAAACACTTACTGCTAATGAGGAGTTAGATCCTAATGGCAATGCAGCACTTCTTAAGGGAACCCGGATTATTGTTCCCAATCAGGAGATGCAAAAAGACAGTAGAGGTGGCTGCTGCGCATAATCCTAATGTTACTTTAGGTTCAGTTTTGTAATTCATCTACCTACGCGCTTATGGGGGCAATTGCACCcacccaattttttaaaattgattaaaaactcTTAATAAGAATATTACCCTTCCCActccaaattaacaaaattaaatgaaaattgtaGTTTTATTCCCACTTAATTCACCAACATCTAAAATGTTGAGcatataaatgttattttgcCTTTCATTATACTGTatgaaaaccctaaaatctataATGGAAGAGTACTAtcattctttcaaaattttgtgaaaaacaTGTAGAATAAAGATGAACTTTGTTTTCTTCAAAAAGACAAAAATCCAATTTAATATAAACTGGTTATCATATGcgattttctgtgtttatttctaaatttattaaataatatattttataaattaaaaaatatttactaattgatttaatttgaaaataaaatttgaaaaacaatcaatagtaaaatattaagcaattaaataaaataacttatcatTCCAATCAAAGTTTCACATTAAAAATCAGTACTTTAATATTCCACCACctttgatataatatttaaaaaatatatatatatatatatatatatatatatatatatatatattcacttcGATTACTTCttcacaatttaaaatatacaattaaattttaaattaaaatatagaagcAAAATATTTTAGCATAAATCATATTCGTGgacaacttatttttaaaataataatatagtacAAAGTAATTCATATTTAgaattaatgtatatatatattttaaataaaaatattaattgatgttttaaaacaatgttggtttttttttgggtaCAATCAAAATATCTTCTATATTTGTTTTAcggtttatgaaaattaattctttCAGGGGATCTGTGGTTGCCCCTCCTAACAATGTCATCTCTAAGGTTTGGACTTACATTTTTCCGTGAGAGTATAATATATCTTACTTGGCTTGAGCttggataatatttttttatgactcaagctcaatttaaataataaaaatatttttaaatttaaatttaattataaatattaatatttaatatattaataatttttaaatagcaAAATGAGTTTTTTAGGCAAGTTGGACCAGAAATAGGCTTGGGATTGAAATCTTTTTTGGAATCAAGATGCCGCTCGACTTGGCTCGgcttatgaaaaatttaaattatataaaatttaagagaataaGATGTTATCTtttttctactaaaaaataaatatatttaaaataattattgctTATTATGTTTTTCATACATTTGTGTAAATTATACtcaaagttaaaaatttgatatagtAGATATCTCCACATTTACAGCCGCTAATCATTCTGAATATTTTGTCTCCAATATCCACGGATTTCCAAATTGCCATTGTTTTaatatacaattaaaaaaactttataatGCAGGCTGTGGGGTTCGAACCCACGCGTGCTTATGCACAGAAGATCTTAAGTCTTCCCCCTTAACCTCTCGGGCAAACCTGCTGTTGAGGAACCTTCGTGCATAAAGATATATAATTCTAAGTAGCAACCCGtcttgagttggtgtcacgagttCACCAACTCAGCTAAAAAAtgacaatatttttataaagtaaatcatattattatgaagttacttttttattatattttatataaaattaataaaacactaAAGATTTAAACCAAAGATATCatgaatttcaaatatttaactttAGTATTTCAACTAAAACTACGGTTCTTACataagtttttaataaatatattttttacataatatttttcactCATGTAAAACTAGATTtcttgcaaaataaaaaattaaaaaaagtccAAGTAACAATTTTTTTAGCGCATAGAAAAATTGCAACCATTTCaccttaaaaagaaaatttaggttTAAGGATTCAAAAGtcatataatttttcaaaagaaataggTAAGCCTTTATGAACATTTTGCACTCAATTAAGCtatcaaattaagaaaatacATCAAGTAACTCTTTCGATAGACAAAACTTTGCATTACCTGTTAAGTCCTCACAACCATAACGATGTGTTTGTTAACGATTGTTAATTCAGTTTATTGTAATGATGTAACATGTTACGTGTATAATGATACTGATTTTGCACTGTTTTATATTAGGGGAGAAATTCACTTATTTCGATGTAAAACTAAAACGGTTTTATACTATTCTGTAACTTTTTATatgcttaatattttaataatttaaccatCATATTTCATACTCCATTCATGTAGATCATGCATGTCAAGTTTGgcgtaaattaaaatattttaactatttattttatgtaaaattttttaactattttatattatatgtcacgccagaaaataactaaaaaatgttaaaaaaatattaaaaacatataaaacaatataatagtttttttaaaaataatcaaaatagttCTAGGACCGTAATGGGGAGAGCGTTTGTATTCAAGAGTGAGAGATGGCAAACAAAGTTGGTGTCGAGGGAGGAAGAGAGACCGACATTACCTAGGTGCGTGATGTGGTCTAGGGGCCCTGATGTGGTGGCGATGATGCCTTATAGGTGGCCTACAGACTCCTCTTAGCCTTCAAGGAATGAAACTACGGAGTACGTTGAAGGAGAAGCTGTGAAGACTCTAGGGATCGATGTGTCGGGCACCAAAGGGGCTAATTCTAGAACTTCAGAGCTTCAACCAACCTATGCTATACTACAATCCATTGTAACTAGGAAATGACTATCACCATATCAAGCATGGTTGTTAACAAAAAGATGGAAACTATTCTTTACACGGTAACATCTTTTATTCCAATTGATCTtgtcaaattaatttttgatgAGATTGTCAAACACGTAGAGATCACCTAGAAAGAAATGGCACATGCTACTATTTCTCTCACTCATTTACTAAATCTTGTTGCAACGAAAGAAAGACTTAGTTCAGGAATGAGATGTCACTAAGCCACCATAACCTGAGTTGAAGCATTCACACAAGTGGAGCAGAGAGAAACATGCAATTGTTGACTCGAATCTTGTTGTTGAGGACTTTGAAGCTAATGAGAACCAAGTGTGAGATTTTGAACCAGTTGTAACCTGGGTTTGCAACTACCAGAACACCTGTTGTTGATTGGGCTAGACTAATAATAGAGTATCTAGATGAAGAAGTGACTTGTATTGATAAATAGTTGACCCGTTAAGCTCTTTAACAAGCAGAAGAGTTGAGCATTATTCAAGCACAATTCTAGGGTTTTCATGTTCACACTAGTTAAAGAATTGCAAGCTTATAGTGACTATTTAAAGAAGATTTGTTTACTTGATTTTGTATGATTGAGAGAGATCACTTATCCATTCAATGTTAAAAACTTATTCTTAGTGCAATTAATATAAACCGTTTTTATGTTCagtttgtaattaagttttaagACGAAAGTTTTAGTGGGGAGAGTCGTCTTAGTTGATGTTTAGGAGTGACATTGTAAATTGACAagtaaattaaacttaaattatatattgtgCTATTGATTGATGATGGATTATTCTTAGGATACAGCTCCACAGACATAAAGTCTCTGAACTAGTAATCAACTCTCGTGTCaatctctatttttattcttttaattgttGATCCATTTGCCACTTGACTAGCAACTAACAgacattttcaacattttacaaACCTATATATTTCAGAGAAGCAATGATAGCTAAAAACTATTGTGATAATTTCTTTATGACTTGCGGAGGCTTTTACGCTCCTTAAAGAAAGAGAGATCAAATTTTGTTGATTGATAAACAAGGAAAAGGGTTAGACCAGTATCATCTTGGTAAGTCACAGGTGAGCTGGGAATTCTTTTCCACATACAACCATTGACAAACCAAGTCAAACTGGTTCAAAGTAATAATGAAGTTTTGAGATTAAGGAAGGAGACGGAAGAATAGCCTCGTTGGTGATATATATTATCAAAGACGAGCAGACAACAATAAGCAAAAACGTGCAGCAAAGGAGCATGTATCTGTTAGCTCTAGCATTCAACAagaaaacaatacatttaaagtgaaatacatcaccaaatactCAACCAATCCCACTAAACTATCTTGAAACTTGAAAACATTATTTGACATGTCATTCATTACCCAAGCACAACAAGGCTTAACAACTAAgttcattttcaactaagtaaCATAATAAAGGAACTAAACAAAAACCAAACCAGTGCAGCATGCATTCGAGCTGAGTTTGCATGCATCAAGACATTAGCTGCATCTCGCCACCTGCGAAGTCATCTCGCACTTCGCTATTTCGCGGTGCTATTTTGTAGTTCACCACTTGACTGTGTCATTTCATAGTTCATTTCGCAGTTTGTCACTTCACGGTTCATTTCGCAGCTTGTCACTTTACGGTTCATCATGTGTTTGAGCTGTTGCATCTTGCATGGTTGGCCAACTTGTAACATGCATGACTTTATGTTTCGAGTACTAATATAtccttttattgaatttaaaatttgtagtGTTTTTCTGGTACTGGTTATAATGGCttaatctataaaaaaatttaaaatgttaacaTAGTAGGACCAATGGTTTTAGCCGCTAGAGTCGGATCCTGGGAAATCCAACAAATGAATTACCAGAAGTGTTGGCAATTTGAAGTTTGAACAAACCTGTAAACCAATCATTCTAAATAATGTTGGCTTACTGTCGTCCTAGCGAAGCAATTAGACTCGAAGCAAAGTCATATTAGGAgctttaattaacaaaaaaaagtacCATTACAGTGGTAAATC
The window above is part of the Gossypium raimondii isolate GPD5lz chromosome 9, ASM2569854v1, whole genome shotgun sequence genome. Proteins encoded here:
- the LOC105799529 gene encoding ras-related protein RABA4d, whose protein sequence is MSNLYGDYNQRIDYVFKVVLIGDSAVGKSQLLARFARNEFSVDSKATIGVEFQTKTLVIDNKTVKSQIWDTAGQERYRAVTSAYYRGAVGAMLVYDMTKRQSFDNMARWLEELRGHADQNLVIMLVGNKCDLGSLRAVPTEDAQEFAQRENLFFMETSALESTNVETAFFTVLTEIYRIISKKTLTANEELDPNGNAALLKGTRIIVPNQEMQKDSRGGCCA